A single Oryctolagus cuniculus chromosome 18, mOryCun1.1, whole genome shotgun sequence DNA region contains:
- the LOC138846541 gene encoding spidroin-2-like, giving the protein MVFASRGAGPAKLGLALAGGAAPSPREPLASRAEPLRALAAAPPAGQGGQRSGGRPRGRLAPSRGPGLGSGSGRRGKWSPGADGARPPAAAAATAPGRVRAPRGGSARSPGASRGGAKLGAGGGGGGGARHRGPPLHTLTHTLTLTHTPAAAFVSALGPRPPSRPRPAPRPALPGGASKLAARASPRAPPPSRGSRRRRRLRGGRGGGGGPGSAAAAAAAREEEEEEEEKEKVWRRGKASGTQRASRARAAAAGRGSREGAGRAPCKAARAPRGAPRPGGGGGGGGGRRRRSRRRRRRREKKKKKKKEGKVATYAVASPAAAAAAALLAAAAAAGAGGAFNPEKRRSGRGAHQGSSGGWRGSAAAEDALLAAAAAAAELERARRSPGREAAAAGEPEPPPPLPPSSMVGGEFTAPGAGRGHGGEAAAAAAAALGCNWDAKQAAAAAAAAAAGRRRRRRRRRRRRWLQRSEGTRWKWELMSEKKKKSLDLYSAN; this is encoded by the exons ATGGTTTTCGCATCTCGTGGAGCCGG GCCGGCCAAGCTGGGTCTGGCCCTGGCCGGCGGCGCAGCCCCGAGCCCCCGGGAGCCCCTAGCGTCCAGGGCAGAGCCCCTGCGGGCGCTCGCGGCGGCGCCGCCGGCGGGGCAGGGCGGACAGCGCTCAGGTGGACGACCGCGCGGCCGCCTCGCCCCCTCCCGGGGCCCGGGGCTCGGGTCCGGCTCCGGCCGCCGCGGCAAGTGGAGCCCCGGCGCGGACGGCGCCCGCCCGCCGGCGGCAGCCGCGGCCACTGCTCCGGGCCGGGTGCGCGCCCCGCGCGGCGGCTCAGCCCGGAGCCCCGGCGCCTCTCGGGGTGGGGCAAAGttgggggccgggggcggcgggggcgggggcgctcGGCACCGCGGACCCCCcctccacacactcacacacacactcacactcacacacacgccgGCCGCCGCCTTTGTCTCGGCGCTGGGACCCCGGCCGCCCTCCCGCCCTCGGCCCGCGCCCCGGCCGGCCCTGCCCGGCGGCGCCTCCAAACTCGCCGCGCGGGCCTCGCCCCGGGCGCCTCCACCCTCCCGGGggtcgcggcggcggcggcggctgcgcgggggccggggaggagggggcggcccgggctcggcggcggcggcggcggcggcgcgggaggaggaggaggaagaagaagagaaagagaaagtttggCGCAGGGGGAAGGCGAGCGGGACGCAGCGAGCGAGcagggcgcgggcggcggcggccgggcgcgGGAGCCGGGAGGGGGCAGGACGAGCCCCATGCAAAGCAGCCCGGGCGCCCCGAGGAGCCCCGCGTccgggcggtggcggcggcggcggcggcgggaggaggaggaggagcaggcggcggcggcggcggcgggaaaaaaaaaaaaaaaaaaaaaaagagggaaaagttgCCACTTACGCGGTTGCTTctccggcggcggcggctgcagcggcgctgctggcggcggcggcggcggcgggagctgGCGGCGCTTTTAATCCCGAAAAGAGGCGCTCGGGCCGCGGAGCCCATCAAGGCAGCAGCGGCGGCTGGCGGGGGTCGGCGGCGGCGGAGGACGCgctgctggcggcggcggcggcggcggcggagctgGAGCGCGCTCGGCGGAGCCCGGGGCGGGAGGCGGCCGCAGCCGGGGAgccggagccgccgccgccgctgccgccgagCAGCATGGTTGGCGGGGAGTTTACAGCCCCCGGAGCGGGCAGGGGCCACGGAGGagaagcggcggcggcggcggcagcggctctAGGCTGTAATTGGGATGCAaagcaggcggcggcggcggcggcggcggctgcggccgggaggaggaggaggaggaggcggcggcggcggcggcggtggctgcAGCGGTCGGAGGGGACGCGCTGGAAGTGGGAGCTGatgagtgaaaagaaaaaaaagtctttggaTCTTTATTCTGCTAATTAG